A window from Triticum aestivum cultivar Chinese Spring chromosome 6D, IWGSC CS RefSeq v2.1, whole genome shotgun sequence encodes these proteins:
- the LOC123143511 gene encoding E3 ubiquitin-protein ligase BOI translates to MSLRCWQGKDTAMEGHMFGGGNWGSSPYPGSIANPNISANENQFLFDAKAAPQQLQLFGSNAVGTSGYYNYNGNGNPYVMNQPRKASNCAADEKKLKLQMSLNNFHAGDADRLACTGNSSVVSTGLKLSYEDNEHNSSFTSGSGSMSSLTSTTPFGHDIMTEMEKGNKEIDYYLRSQVEQLSKRVKEMKQGQMVSLVATLERGVGKKLREKELEVEAMNRKSQELNEQIRQVAMQVQSWQSAALYNESVASTLKTQLMQVVADHANRTREGCGDSEIESAAASGQKNINAASGGFFQSSLLPGVKSCVAAGGLAACRLCGAKEAAVLVMPCRHLCLCADCDRVADACPVCQYPKSGSVEINLS, encoded by the exons ATGTCGCTGCGGTGTTGGCAGGGGAAGGATACGGCAATGGAGGGGCACATGTTCGGAGGCGGCAACTGGGGCTCCTCGCCCTACCCTGGCTCCATCGCCAACCCCAACATCAGCGCCAACGAGAATCAGTTCCTGTTCGATGCCAAGGCCGCGCCGCAGCAGCTTCAGCTCTTCGGGAGCAACGCGG TTGGCACCAGTGGATATTATAACTACAATGGAAATGGCAACCCATATGTTATGAACCAACCGAGAAAGGCAAGCAATTGTGCAGCGGATGAAAAGAAGCTCAAGCTTCAGATGTCCTTGAACAACTTTCATGCAGGAGATGCTGACCGGTTGGCATGTACTGGTAATTCAAGTGTTGTGTCTACTGGGCTGAAATTGTCCTACGAGGATAATGAGCATAATTCTTCCTTCACATCTGGTAGTGGAAGCATGTCTTCTTTGACTTCCACGACGCCTTTTGGTCATGATATTATGACTGAAATGGAGAAAGGAAACAAAGAGATTGACTATTATTTGAGAAGTCAG GTGGAACAACTCAGCAAGCGTGTGAAAGAGATGAAGCAGGGGCAGATGGTTTCTCTTGTGGCTACTCTTGAAAGAGGAGTAGGAAAGAAGCTGAGGGAGAAGGAGCTCGAGGTGGAGGCGATGAACAGGAAAAGCCAGGAGCTGAATGAACAGATCAGACAGGTCGCCATGCAGGTCCAGTCATGGCAGTCGGCCGCGCTCTACAACGAATCCGTTGCCAGCACCCTGAAGACCCAGCTCATGCAAGTGGTGGCGGACCACGCCAACCGCACCAGGGAAGGCTGCGGCGACAGCGAGATTGAAAGCGCCGCTGCGTCCGGCCAGAAGAACATCAACGCTGCGTCCGGAGGCTTCTTCCAGTCGAGCCTCCTCCCTGGAGTCAAGAGCTGTGTGGCCGCCGGTGGGCTGGCGGCCTGCAGGTTGTGCGGAGCAAAGGAGGCGGCTGTGCTGGTGATGCCGTGCCGCCACCTGTGCTTGTGCGCCGACTGCGATAGGGTCGCAGATGCATGCCCCGTCTGTCAGTACCCCAAGAGTGGTAGCGTCGAGATCAACTTGTCCTAG